TGGTCTCCTCGTAGGCCAGGAAGTAGTTCTTGATGTGGGTGGCGCCGTATCCGAGACAGAGGATGAACTCCTTGTGTCCGAAATGGGCGTAGTAGCGCATGACGTGCCAGATCAGTGGACGGGTACCGATCATCTGCATGGGCTTGGGGATCGTGTCGTCTGCGCTGTTGCGCATCCGCATACCGAAGCCTCCACAGAAGAGCACGACCTTCATGGTTTCTACCTTCCGCCGGGTGCAACCACATGCAGCGTGGGCATCGGATACACCAACTGAGCGCCCCACTGGGCGGTGTAGGAGAGTTGCGCGGTGATCTCGGGCTTCAGGTTCCAGGGCAAGACCACGATCACATCCGGCCGGTCGTCGGCGAGGCGCTCCACCGGATGGATCGGGATCCGGGATCCCGGAGTGAATCTCCCGTGTTTGTAGGGATTTCGGTCCACGGTGTACGGGAGTAGATCCGACCGCACACCGCAGTAGTTGAGCAACGTGTTGGCCTTGCCGGGAGCGCCGTAGCCCGCCACCCGGGTACCGGCCTTTCGGTAGTCCAGGAGCAGCGTGAGCAGATCGTGGCGGAGTTGTTCGACACGGCCCTGCAACCGCCGGTACCCGTCGATTCCGTGCAGACCGGCAGCGGCCTCGGCAGCCAGCAGTGCCGCCATCCTGCTCGACGGTGGCCCGGCGGCGGCATCGGGCCGGGCCCACAGACGAATCGATCCGCCGTGGGTGGGAATCTCCTCGACATCGACGACCGTGAGGCCGCCGCTGGCCAGCGCCGCGGTGGCCGACGCGACGGTGTAGTACTGGAAGTGCTCGTGATACACCGTGTCGTACTGCGCGAGTTCGACGAGGTTGCGCGCGTAGTGCACCTCGACCGAGAGCCATCCGTCATCGGCGAGCAGCGCGCGCAGGGATCGGGTGAACCCCAGAACGTCCGGGATGTGTGCGTAGACATTGTTGGCGACGACGAGGTCGGCAGGGCCGTGCTCGGCACGCACCGCGGCCGCGGTCTGCTCGTCGAGGAAGGCGGTCAGCGTCGGCACGCCCCGCTCGCGTGCGGCCGCGCCCACGTTGACCGACGGCTCGATGCCAAGGCACCGCAGCCCGTCCGCCACCACGTGCTGGAGTAGATAGCCGTCGTTGCTCGCGACCTCGACAACGAACGCATCGGACCCGAGGCCGAGCCGCGTGCGCGCGGTGTCGACGAACTGCCGGGCATGCCGCACCCACGAATCGGAGTAGGACGAGAAATAGGCGTACTCGGTGAAGGTGTCTTCCGGCGTGATCAGCGCCGGGATCTGGAGCAGCAGGCAGTTGTCGCAGATTCGCAGGTGGAGTGGGTACGTCACCTCTGGCTGCGCGAGGTCGGCGTCGGAGAGGAACTTCTCGCATGGTGGAGTCGCCCCGAGGTCGAGGACGCTCGACAGGCAATCCGACTTGCACAACCGACACTGCACGATCAGACCTTCGCTCTCAGCCGATTCACCGGCAGTTCAGTGAAAGGAGAAATACAGCCACAACACCTTGGACGTCGCTGTTTGCAGAGCCTAGCAGCTTTCAGCTAATTGCCAAACGGTAGCTGGAAGTTTTCTCGCAACCATTAGGACGCTCCGCCGGTGCGGCATTCGCGCGAACCAACTGACGTCTACGTAAAACGCGGAATAGCCGGGGCGCGGTGAGCAAATGCCCTTGCCTGCGGTTCGTGGCCCGCCCGGCCACCGTCGCCCGGTCGCACCGGATCTGTGCGCATCACGCTCTTCAGGTTCGAACCCGTTGGGCACCAAGGCGTTTGTCATGCCGTCGACACCATCCACCTGGTGCCGCAGGCCCGTGCCCGCCGTGTCGGTCCGAGTGCATCGAACCGGCCCACACCGACGGCGGCTCGTCGCGCCCACATCTGGTCGACACCCCCGCCACAGACCGGTGCCGACAACCGCCTCGGCCGACCGGATGTCGTGTTAGCAGCACAGCGGGTGGCTCGGAAATACGATGCGCCGTTCGACACCGGCGAATCGGAGACGCCCTCTCTGCCCACGTTCCCAGCCGTCGTGCTCACCTGATGCGCACGCTAGTTCGCCGGGCGCTTGTGCTGCTCAGCCAGAGAGTCGAGGATTTCGGCATCGTGCCGGTCGAGTCGATGGCGACGGGAACCCCCGTCATCGCGCTCGGCGAGGGCGGCGCGGTAGACACCGCGATCTCGGAAGTCACCGGAGTTCACATCAGTCTCGGGCCCGACGACGAGGATGTCGTCTACTTCGCGACCGCGCTGGCCACGTCGGAATCCGTAGATGACGACCGTTGATCGATGCCTCGCTGCGCAGAGACCCTGTCGGGTGCGGCGTTTCGCGACAAGTTGCGCACTGTGGTGGCGAGTGCTCCAGTAGCGGACGGCATTGCCCCCTGCACCGTCGCACCGCACCAGCAACGCACGCGTCGACGGCCCGGCGCGGTAGCCGCCGACGCCCGCGAATGACGATCCTTCTGGTCGCCTGAACGTCCATAATACGAGCCACGATGTGGGCTTCTCACACCTGAATCTATTTGTGCGTTCGCCAGTCGCTAACCGTTTTTCACCCGACGCTGTGATCTACAGCGAACGAGTTGCGCCTTAGCTAGCGGAGCGTCATACTTTGCTACGGTCGGGAACCGACGCCGCCCTGCAGAAAGGGTGAAGCCTGTGGAAATGGCGGTCTAAGTGTGCATGAGTCTGCGTCGATCCAATCCCGCAGAAGGTTCCTCACCTTGCATGTCTGAGGACGGAATCGTCACCGGCGAAACCGGCCGAGGTCGTCAACCCAGGTTTCGAACAATTCGCTCACAACGTGAGCGCTGGCAAGCTCAGTACAGCAGAAACCTCATGATCAGCGACACCCTGGTGGTGTTCGGCGCGGTCGCCAGTGCGCACCTGAGGTTCGGCGAGGTCGCGGCCCAGTCGGCCCTGTCGTGGGGCCTGCCGTCAACGGTGGGGTACCAGCTGGTTTCCGCCACGCTCGCGATTCTGTGGCTCGCCCTGCTGGCCGGAGTGGATTGTCGCTCAACCAAAATCATCGGCCAGGGGCCGGAGGAGTTCCGCCGCATCGTCTCCGCCACGTTCCTGCTCTTCGGTTTGATCTCGGTTCTTTCGATGTTGTTCCGGATGGATATCGCCCGGGGCTATCTCGCCATCGCCTTTCCGCTCGGCACTGTGGCGCTGCTGGCCAGCCGGTGGGTCTGGCGAATGGTCGCCAGCCGCCGCTATAAGCGCGGCCAGATGCAGGACATGCGGCGGCTCATGTGGATCTGGAGCCGAAGGGTGTGGCACTCGTCGTGACCTCCGGGTTGATCGACGTCGCGACCCAGAGAATCCATTCCGGCCCATCGCCGGTATGGGAATGCTGCACATCGAGAAACCGCAGTACGGCCGCGCCATCTCCTGGGCCAAGCGGGCATTCGACATCTGCTTCGCCCTCGTGGCCATCCTGCGAGCACCCCCCGTCATGGTGGTGGCCGCGATCGCGGTCAAGTTCTCCTCCCCGGCCCCATCTTCTACATGGATGAGCGGATCGGCATGAACGGCAAGCGGTTCCGCATGTTTATGCTCCGGAGCATGTACGACGGGTCGCATAGGCGGGCGGCGAAACTCATCGAAGCAGCCGGTTCTCAGCCGGTGTCCTTCAGGATGAAGGACGATCCTCGCGTCACCCCGGTCGGCCGATGGACACGGAAATACAGCATCGATGAACTACCGCAGTTCTTCAATGTCCTGCGCGGTGAGATGAGCGTGGTGGGGCCACGCCCCCAGGTGCTTCGAGAAGTGGAGTCCTACCACGACCTGATGCGCAGACGACTGATGGTGCGCCCCGGCGTCACCGGGCTGTGGCAGCCGAATGGACGTTCTGACCTCCCGGCCTTAGCCGGGCAACTCCACTAGGTTAACTGGCAGTCGGATTTCGGCTATTGTCTTGATTCGGTTGCAGCTGGTTGGAGCGGGTGCGCGGGAGCCGCCCGGGGCAGGTTGACGTAAGACCGCTGACGGGAGTACGGATTGCTGGCGCGTTCGAGTAGCTTTGCGGTGTTCGGCCGGTCACTCCGTGAGTGGTGGTGTGGGCCAGTCGACTACGCCGCGCAGGTGCAGTACTTCACCAAGCGGTCGATGTCTCGCGCGATCCAGACGCTGATCGGGCTGGGAACGGCATTCAACGGGGTGCTCTCGCTGGCCATCCTGATGCCGTACGCGGGCAGTCGGGCATCCGCCGTCGTGGTCGCGATGTTCGCCGCGCTACAGATCATGTGGGGGTGGGTCTGGTGCACGCGGCCGTGGCCACCACGGTGGATGTCGCTAGCCTTCGTCATATCCGCCGACATCGGTATCGCCGCAGTGGCTGTCGTCGACGCCAGTTGGCTGCTCGGCCTCTTCGCCTTCAACGCATTTTCGATGATCTCGGTGTATCTGATGTTCTTCGATGGTCCGAAAGCTCTTGCGAACCATTCGATCTGGATACTGGCGTCGACAACCGCGTTCGCCGTGCGGGCGAGCTCGCAGGGCAACTTCGGCACGGTGGCGTTCACCGCGAGCACTCTCACCGCAGTGGCACCCGTGGTCGCGACACCACTGGGCATCCAATTCGGGATCTGGGCGCTGCGCAATGACGCCAACGAATCGGTCACCGATCCGCTGACCGGACTCCTCAACCGACGAGGCCTGCACCTGCACATCGGGGACCTGTTGCGCGACACTCCCGCGATCAACACCGAGGTGGCGGTGATGGTCGTCGACCTCGACCGCTTCAAGGACATCAACGACACCTTCGGCCACACACTCGGCGACGAGGTTCTGGTCCGCAGTGCCCGACGGATCAGGTCCGCGGTCGGCGGCGGGGCGCTGGTGGCACGGATCGGTGGCGAGGAATTCGTCACCGTCGACCTCGCTGAACCGAGCCGCAACGCGCAACGGGACTTCGACCGCGTCAGGCTGGCGATCGCGGCTCCGGCCGAGCCTGCGGTGACCGCCAGTGTCGGTGTCACACGGGTAGAGGTTGCCAGCTTCACTGCGCCGGGGGTGGATCCCGCTGCGCTGCTGGACGCGATCATCGAGCGAGCAGACCGTGCGATGTTCTACGCGAAACGCAACGGCGGCAACGCGACCATCCAACTGTAGTGATCCATACCCGCCGCGCACCTGTCGCAGGTCGGTTTCTCGAACCCGCCGGCACCGCGCTGATGAGGCCCCTCAGTCGACGGCCGCGGCTCAGCCCTCCAGCTTGTAGCCCAGCCCCCGCACGGTCACCAGGTGCACCGGATTGGCCGGATCCTCCTCGATCTTCGACCGCAGCCTCTTGACATGCACGTCGAGCGTCTTGGTGTCGCCCACGTAGTCGGCGCCCCACACCCGGTCGATGAGCTGACCGCGGGTGAGCACTCGCCCACTGTTGCGCATCAGGTACTCGAGCAGGTCGAATTCCTTGAGTGGCAACGTTATCGGCTCACCGTTCACGCTCACCACGTGGCGCTCGACATCCATGCGGACCGGGCCTGCCTCCAGCACACCGTCGTCGACACCGGCGTCGTCGGTGTCGGCACCACGCCGCAGCACCGCGCGAATCCGGGCGATGAGTTCGCGCGCCGAGTACGGCTTGGTGACATAGTCGTCGGCGCCGAGTTCCAGACCGACCACCTTGTCGATCTCGCTGTCCCGCGCCGTCACCATGATCACCGGAACACTCGAGCGGGCACGCAACTGCTTGCAGACATCGGTGCCACTCATCCCGGGCAGCATCAGATCCAGCAGGACGATGTCGGCACCGGAACGCTCGAATTCGGCCAGAGCCGACGGGCCGTCACCCACCACGGTGGCCTCGAAGCCCTCCTTGCGAAGCAGGAATGCCAAGGGATCGGCCAGCGACTCCTCGTCTTCAACGATCAACACGCTGGTCATCGTTCTCGCTAGTCCTCTCGTTCGTCCGAATGTGATTCGGTGTCGGGGTACTCGGGAATCGACAAGGTGAACGTCGACCCCGTTCCCGGCTGACTCCACAGCCGGATGGATCCGTTGTGGTTGGCGGCCACGTGCTTGACGATCGCCAGACCGAGCCCGGTGCCACCCGTGGCCCGGGACCGCGCCTTGTCGACGCGGAAGAAACGCTCGAACACCCGCTCCTGATCGTCCTTGGCGATACCGATGCCGCGGTCGGTCACCGCGATCTCGATGTTGCCGCCGCGTCTGCGCCGGCTGATCGATACGTCGGTTCCGTTGGGCGAGTATGCGATCGCGTTGGAAACCAGGTTGGCGATCGCGGTCACCAACAGGCCCTCGTCGCCGAGGACCCGGTAACCCGTCGGCGCGTCGGTGGTGATGGAGATCTGCGAGTTGTCGGCGGCGACCTTGTGCCGCGACACCGCCTCGGACACGACGCTGTCGACGTCGACGGCCTCGAGATCGGGCAGGCGCTCGGCCCCCTGCAACCGCGACAGTTCGATCAGCTCGCCGATCATGTCGGCCAGCCGATGCGATTCGGCCACCATCTTCTCGGCGAACCGTCGCACGGTCTCGGGATCGTCGGCCGATGCCAGCAGCGCCTCGGCCAGCACGCTCATGGCACCGACGGGTGTCTTGAGCTCATGGCTGACATTCGCGACGAAATCACGCCGGGTGGCCTCCATGCGGGCGTGCTCGGACTGATCGTCGATGTAGACGACGGCGAACCGCCGGTCGTCGTCGGCCAGCAGCCGGACCTTCCCGCGCACCGAGATGCCCGACCGACCCGGGTGGGCGACCTTTTGCGGCTGGAGGTCCACCTCGACGTCCTGGCCGGTCTCGAAGACCTTCTGCGCGGCCTGCCAGGCACGCTCATCGAGGATGCGGTCGCGTACGACGCCGAGTTCGACGGCCCGGTCGTTGCTGTAGACGACGTCGTTGAAGGTGTCGACCACCGCGACGCCCATGGGCGACAGCGAGGCGATGTGCTGCAGCATCTGCGACACCGTCATGCCGGCTGCGTCGGCAGCACGCCGCTGTCGGCGGGCCACGATGCGGGGCGCGACGGAGGCGCCCACCGCCACGCCGACGATCAGCGTGAGGAGCGCCACGAGCGCCGTCAGCAGTAACGCCGACACCAAGCTCACGCGAAAATCGTACGCATCCGGTGAACGTCAGCCCAGCAGCGAACGGCTGATTCGAGACATGTCACACCACGAAATACAGGTGTTCGGCTCTCGTTAACCCGACCGCAACCGACAGCTCGATCACTTCTCACCTCAAACGGCCGAAACCGCATCCCAGCAGGGAAAGTTCGGGTGAACGCCTGCTGGAACGCGGTTTCGACGCGGAAACGGGTGAGCTACTTCTTCTACTGCAGCTACTTCTTGGCGCCCTGGGCGGCCACGGCGGCCGCACCGGCAGCCGCCGCCTCCGGGTCCAGGTACTCGCCGCCGATCTTCACGGGTTTGAGGTTCTCGTCGAGGTCATAGCGCAGCGGGATGCCGGTCGGGATGTTGAGGCCGACGACCTCCTCGTCGGACATGCCGTCGAGGTATTTCACCAGCGCGCGCAGCGAGTTGCCGTGCGCGGCGATCAGCACCGTCTTGCCGGCCCGCAGATCCGGCACGATCGTGCTCTCGTAGTACGGCACGAACCGCTCGACGACGTCCTTGAGGCATTCGGTGAGCGGACCGCCGCCGATGTCGGCGTAGCGCGGATCGGAGTCCTGGCTGAACTCGCTGCCCTTCTCGATCGGCGGCGGCGGTGTGTCATAGCTGCGGCGCCACGCCATGAACTGCTCCTCGCCGTACTTGGCCTTGGTCTCGGCCTTGTCGAGGCCCTGCAGCGCACCGTAGTGGCGTTCGTTGAGCCGCCAGTCGCGGTGCACGGGGATCCACAGCCGGTCGGCCGCGTCCAGCGCGAGGTGTGCGGTGGTGATGGCGCGACGCAGCAGCGACGTGTACAGCACGTCGGGCAGCACGCCCTGCTCGGCCAGCAGCTCTCCACCGCGGACGGCCTCGGCCCGGCCCTTGTCGGTGAGGTCGACGTCCACCCAACCGGTGAACAGGTTCTTCTCGTTCCACTGGCTCTCACCGTGGCGGAGCAGGATCAGGGTCGCCATGGACCGATCTTCTCATGCGGCCACTGCGGCCTGCTCGGCTACTTCTCGTCGATGAGGTGCTCGAACGCCTCGAGGTTCTTGAGCGATTCGCCGCGCGATACGCGCCATTCCCATTCCTTCTGGATGGACGAGCGAAAGCCCAACTCCAGCAACGTGTTGAAGTCCGAATCGACGGCTTCGAGCACCTGCCCGAGCACGCGGTCGATCTCCTCGGGGGTCACCGAGTGCAGCGCCATCCGCCCGACGAGGTAGATGTCGCCGACGTTGTCGAGGGTGTATGCGACGCCGTACAGCCTGCGATTGCGTTTGAGCAGGAACCGGTAGACACCCTCGTGGTTCTCGTCCGGTTTGCGGCACACGAACGCTTCGACCCGCACCGAGTGCTCACCGATGCTGAGCAACGTGTTGGTCTTGAGCCTGCGCTCTCCGGGCAGTTCCACGACGATGCCGGGCAGGCCGCCGTGTGCGCCTTCGTGGAACTGGTACTTCAGCTCGTGCTCGTCGAGGGTGTCTTCGATGATCTTCCTGACATTCACGTGCGTACTCCCCTGCGCATCGAGAATCGGCGTGCGGAACGCCGCGCTGTGGGTCTGGGATGGCGGGCCCGGTAGTCGCGCATCGCCCGGCCGTAGCTGGCGAGCAGTGCATCGACGGTGTGCGCCCACGAGAACTGGGCGGCATGGTCGATCGCGGCGCGGCTCAACGCGGTCGGCTCACGCTCGAGCACCTCGCTGATCGTGTCGGCCCAGGCCCCGGTGTCGTGGCCGTCGACCAGCGCCCCGCTGACCCCGTCGGCCACCGCCACCGGCAGCCCGCCGACGGCGGCGGCGACCACGGGCGTGCCGCAGGCCTGCGCTTCGACGGCCACCAGGCCGAACGACTCGGAGTAACTCGGCACCGCGACCAGGTCGGCGGCGCGGTACACGTTGACCAGTTGCGCACGGGTCTGGGGCGGGAGGAAGGTCACCCGGTCGGTGATACCCAGTTCGTCGGCGAGCCGAACCAGGGTGTCCGGCTGGGCAAGACCCGATCCGGACGGCCCGCCCGCGATCACCACGCGCACACCGGGCAGTTTCGCCGCGGCCCGCAGCAGGACGTCGGGGGCCTTGAGCGGTTGGATGCGGCCGACGAACGCCACGATCTTCTGGTCGGCCGCGAGTCCGAGTTCGGCCCGCGCGGCATCACGCGAACCGGGGGTGAACACGTCGAGATCGACGCCAGGATGGACCACGTCGATGCGTGACCGGTCGGCGTGGTGCAGCGACACCAGTTGCTGCGCTTCGACTTCGGTGTTGACGACGAGACGGTCGGCCTCGTCGACCACCTGCTGTTCGCCGACTGCGCGCAGCGGCGGTTCTGGCGAGTCGCCCTCGGCGAGCGCGGCGTTCTTGACCGCGGCCAGCGTGTGTGCGGTGTGCACCAGCGGCACCGCCCAGCGGTCGCGGGCCAGCCACCCGACCTGTCCGGACAACCAGTAGTGCGAGTGCACGACGTCGTAGTAGCCCGGCTCGTGGGTGGCCTCGGCGCGCAGCACGCCCGCGGTGAACGCGCACAGCTGCGTGGGTAAGTCGTTCTTGTCGAGCCCTTCGAACGGGCCTGCGACCACGTTGCGCACCAGCACACCGGGGGCTACGGGCACGATCGGCGCGTCGGTGGACGACGTGGCCCTGGTGAACACCTCGACCTCGACGCCGCGCCGGGCCAGTTGCAAGGCGGTCTGCAGCACGTAGACGTTCATGCCGCCCGCGTCACCGGTGCCCGGCTGGGCCAGCGGGGAGGTGTGTACGGACAACACCGCCACGCGGCGCGGAGTCTCGAGGTCTGTTGCTAGACGCACATCGTCATGTCTACACCGCCGCTGCGCGACGGGTTTGAGCGCGCCGCATGGCGCCGATCGGATCGGCGTACAGCCCGCCGAGCGACACGATGCCCGCACCCGCTTCCTGGACGCGATTTCCGAAGGCCGTCAACCGGACATCGCGCGGGCCGAGCACCGAGCGCTCGGCGAATGCGGCCTCGACCAGCGGCATGCCCTCGGGGTAGTCGGTGAAGGCCTGGCCACCGACCACCAGTTCGTCGGGATTGAGCATGTCGCGCAGCAGCGCGACGGCCTCACCGAGCACACGGGCACGGTCGGCCAGGAGTTCGGCGGCCTTCTCGTTGCCCTGGCGGGCCGCGCGCAGCACGGCCGGCAGCGTCGAGGCCGGGCCGTCGGCGGGCACGATGCGCAGCCTGCGCGCGGCGTTGAGCACCGCCTCGTCACTCACAGTGGATTCGAGTTGACCTGTGCCGCCGAGCAATTCAGAGTGGGCGGGCAAACCGGCGATGGTGCCGGGGCCGCTGGCCGGTGAATGCACGCGACCGTCGATCGACAGCGCGTAACCGACCGTCTCCCGCGCGTAGACGTACAGGCTGGTGCGGGACTGACCGTCGGCGTTCTCGGCGCGACGGCCGCTCAGCAGCAGTTCGGCACCGGCCATCGCGTCGACGTGCGAGGCCAGCGAGACCGGCAGACCCAGCGCCTCGGCGAGCACGGGTCCGACCGGGGCGTCGGCCCAGCCGAGCCGAGGGTGGTCGAGGTAGCCGGTGACGCTGTCGACCACGCCACCTGCGGCGACGCCGACCCACAGCGGGCGGCGGCGGTGCCAGCGGCTCAGGTAACGGCGTGCGCTCGAGGCCAGCGTGGCCAGCGCGGCGGACTGCGTGCCGGACGGCGTGGGCGTCTCGACCACGTCGAGGGTGCGGCCCAGCAGATCGGTGGCGACGATCGCGGTGGTCTTGGCCCCGATGTGCACACCGAGGGTCAGGTACGGCTCGTGGTTCACCTCGACCGGAACGCGCGGGCGGCCGATGGCGCCCGACACCGCCAGATCGGCGCGCTCACGCAGCACGCCGGCCTCCAGCAGCGCGGTGACCTGGCGGTTCACGGTCGCGATGCTCAGCTGGGTGTGCTGGGCGATGACATCACGGGCGATCGGCCCGCGCAGGCGCACGGCGTTGAACACCGAGGCGGCGGCCGCGTCGGGAACCCGCAGCGACGGGGCCACGATGTGCAGCAGCCGCGACTGCGGGAGGCGTGCGCCTGCCGACGGCCCGGCCGGCTTCAACGGCCGTGCGGAGCGAACCGAACCGCGAGAGGCGCGGCGAACGGAAGTGGTGACGGTGGCCGGGGTGACGATGGCGGCGGTCATGTGAACGGTCCTCACTGATTGTCGGCTGGTGGGTTCGAGGCCACACCTGGCGACTCAGCGGGACGGGTTACGGACGTCCGGACGCAGTCAGGCGCGGCAGTGTGCGCGACAACAACACGCACACTGCGCGAAACAGGACTGGGACTTCCGGGTCACGTAGGTGAACTTAGCACGCCATCTACAGTTGGGTGAATGTCGACACCACACTCAGATCGTCCGGTCGCGGTGGTCACCGGCGCCAGCGCGGGTATCGGCGCCGCAACCGCGAAAACCCTTGCCTCGCTGGGCTTTCACGTGGTCTGCGCGGCCCGTCGCGCCGATCGGATCGATGCTCTCGCCAAGGAGATCGACGGAACCGCCATTGTGGCGGACGTCACAGACGACCACTCGGTGGATGCGCTCGCCGCGCAGCTGGACCGGGTCGACGTGCTGGTGAACAACGCCGGCGGCGCGAAGGGACTCGAACCGGTCTCCGACGCCGATCTCGACCACTGGCGCTGGATGTGGGAGACCAACGTGCTGGGCACCTTACGGGTCACCCGGGCACTGCTGCCCAAGCTGATCGACTCCGGGAACGGATTGATCGTCACGGTCACCTCCATCGCGGCGTTCGAGACCTACGACGGCGGGTCGGGCTACACGTCGGCCAAGCACGCCCAGGGCGCGCTGCACCGCACGCTGCGCGGCGAACTTCTCGGAAAACCCGTGCGGCTCACCGAGATTGCTCCAGGCGCCGTCGAGACGGAGTTCTCGCTGGTGCGTTTCGGCGGCGACCAGGAACGCGCAGACAACGTCTACAAGGGCATCACGCCGCTGGTGGCCGAGGACATCGCCGAGGTCATCGGATTCGTCGCGTCACGTCCGCCGCACGTCAACCTCGACCAGATCGTGATCCGGCCACGGGATCAGGCACCGAACGGACGGTTCAACCGCCGGACCTGACGCGGCTCAGCCGCTGATGCTCGATTGGCGGCTCAGCCGCCGATGCTCGATTGGCGGCTCAGCCGCCGGGCACCGGCTGGGGTGCCGTCGTCGTGGTCGGCGTCCCCGACAACGTCGGGGCGTCCGTCGGCGTCGCGGGCGCCGACGCCGGGATGTCGGCCGGCGACTGCGCGCTGGACAGGGCCGACATGGATTTCCACTCGTCCCAGTCGACCGCCCAGTCCCAGATGTCGCCGTCGGCGTAGGACAGCTGGATGCGGGTCCCGGTGACCTCGACCGGGTCGCCGTAGATGGCGGTGTTGAAGTACTGCTCGGCGTCGGTCAGCGACAGGTTGATGCAGCCGTTGGTGACGTTGCTGTTGCCCTGCGCACC
This genomic window from Mycolicibacterium goodii contains:
- a CDS encoding SDR family NAD(P)-dependent oxidoreductase, which translates into the protein MSTPHSDRPVAVVTGASAGIGAATAKTLASLGFHVVCAARRADRIDALAKEIDGTAIVADVTDDHSVDALAAQLDRVDVLVNNAGGAKGLEPVSDADLDHWRWMWETNVLGTLRVTRALLPKLIDSGNGLIVTVTSIAAFETYDGGSGYTSAKHAQGALHRTLRGELLGKPVRLTEIAPGAVETEFSLVRFGGDQERADNVYKGITPLVAEDIAEVIGFVASRPPHVNLDQIVIRPRDQAPNGRFNRRT